From a region of the Lactuca sativa cultivar Salinas chromosome 4, Lsat_Salinas_v11, whole genome shotgun sequence genome:
- the LOC111893133 gene encoding cytochrome P450 736A117: MCMQLILSKWESLNFFFSTFSMWMVPDWPLGETFIFKFFLTTRLHRVKNPTHPIQCPSRTSSIKQVAVTQLNSFVGIYPNYLDRMSSFLEQLPIYTSPLFFGAAFLLFRWYNSPSACSKKLPPSPPKLPVIGNLYQLGALVHHSFLSLSRRYGDSLMLLYIGSVPSLVVSSTEAAHEIMKTHDIAFASRPNTRMFRTISYNLKEITVAPYGEYWRQAKSILTLQLLSNKKVQSFNGLREKVIADCVDKITQCFLSNNPADLSDLFSSLTNDVTCMVTFGRTYNEGEIGKKFKKILQEFSEVLGSFYFEDSIPQLAVVDRLRGLTAKVDRVAADFDEFLQGVVDETITKISNNPDRIGEDGVETFIEGLLKVQKEDINGITIDADVIKALLLDAYVAGTDTSSSVLEWAMTELLLHPDNMKKVQDEVRSVLKGKKDISDEDLDQMRYLKAVIMETTRLHPPLPILPPRVARHDVNVMGYDISEGTRVYVSVYAIMRDPKVWENAETFLPERFLESSVDFVRHNFELLTFGAGRRSCPGRVFAMAINEKVLATVLSKFDWSLPQGVMPKDVNMDETFGLANHRLVPLLAHGKPVSIVSS, from the exons ATGTGCATGCAATTAATATTGTCCAAATGGGAaagcttaaatttttttttttcaactttctcGATGTGGATGGTCCCAGATTGGCCTCTTGgggaaacttttatttttaaattttttttaacaacTAGGCTACACAGGGTTAAGAACCCAACTCACCCTATTCAATGCCCTTCGAGGACTTCATCTATAAAACAAGTCGCCGTGACACAACTGAATTCATTCGTCGGCATATATCCAAATTATTTAGATAGAATGTCGAGTTTCTTAGAGCAGCTGCCGATCTACACATCCCCATTGTTTTTTGGTGCGGCATTTCTACTGTTCAGATGGTACAATTCACCATCCGCATGCTCCAAAAAACTACCACCATCTCCACCAAAGTTGCCGGTTATCGGCAACCTCTACCAGCTTGGTGCACTCGTCCACCACTCCTTTTTATCTCTGTCCAGACGTTATGGTGACTCACTCATGCTCCTCTACATCGGCTCAGTCCCAAGCCTGGTGGTCTCGTCAACTGAAGCCGCTCATGAAATCATGAAAACACATGATATAGCATTTGCCAGCAGACCCAACACAAGGATGTTCAGGACGATCTCCTACAATCTCAAGGAAATCACAGTGGCTCCTTATGGTGAATACTGGAGGCAAGCAAAGAGCATTCTTACTCTCCAGCTTCTAAGTAACAAAAAGGTCCAATCTTTTAATGGGTTGAGGGAGAAGGTAATTGCCGATTGTGTAGATAAGATAACCCAGTGTTTCTTGTCTAACAATCCTGCCGACTTGAGCGACTTATTTAGCTCACTTACAAACGATGTTACTTGTATGGTGACGTTTGGGAGAACGTATAACGAAGGGGAGATTGGGAAGAAATTCAAGAAGATCTTGCAAGAGTTCTCCGAGGTGTTGGGTAGCTTTTATTTTGAGGACTCTATTCCTCAGCTTGCTGTGGTTGATCGTCTTAGAGGTCTCACTGCTAAAGTTGATAGAGTCGCAGCAGATTTCGATGAGTTCCTGCAAGGCGTGGTGGATGAGACCATAACCAAGATAAGCAATAACCCTGATCGAATTGGTGAAGATGGCGTCGAAACCTTCATTGAAGGACTTCTCAAGGTTCAGAAGGAAGATATTAATGGCATCACCATCGATGCAGATGTCATCAAAGCACTCCTCTTG GATGCATACGTTGCTGGTACAGATACATCATCTTCGGTACTCGAATGGGCAATGACCGAGCTTCTGTTACATCCGGATAACATGAAGAAAGTGCAGGATGAGGTAAGGAGTGTCCTTAAAGGAAAGAAAGATATAAGCGATGAAGATCTTGACCAGATGAGGTATCTTAAAGCTGTGATAATGGAAACCACCCGCCTCCATCCTCCCCTTCCCATTCTACCACCTCGAGTCGCACGACATGATGTGAACGTTATGGGGTATGATATCTCCGAAGGAACGAGAGTATACGTGAGTGTTTATGCAATCATGAGGGATCCTAAAGTGTGGGAGAACGCTGAGACGTTTCTTCCAGAGAGGTTCTTGGAGTCGTCTGTTGATTTCGTAAGGCACAATTTCGAGTTACTGACGTTTGGTGCTGGACGAAGGAGTTGCCCTGGAAGGGTATTTGCCATGGCCATCAATGAGAAGGTTCTGGCTACTGTTCTATCGAAATTTGATTGGTCGCTACCTCAGGGTGTAATGCCAAAGGACGTCAATATGGATGAAACTTTTGGTCTGGCTAATCACAGATTGGTTCCATTACTTGCTCACGGAAAACCTGTCTCCATTGTTAGTTCTTAA